In a single window of the Methanolobus psychrophilus R15 genome:
- a CDS encoding hydrolase, with the protein MSEPAIPTINQSILTVHFIDVDQGGSILIQINDKNMLIDAGDNRAGSTVVSYLKDN; encoded by the coding sequence TTGTCTGAACCAGCAATACCTACCATCAACCAGAGCATCCTAACAGTCCATTTCATTGATGTTGACCAGGGTGGTTCTATCCTCATCCAGATTAACGATAAGAACATGCTTATCGATGCAGGAGATAACAGGGCAGGAAGCACTGTCGTATCTTACCTTAAAGACAACTGA
- a CDS encoding competence-like protein — translation MVATHAHADHIGGMVTILNNFNVKRFIDSGNPHTTKTYENMLIAIDKKDIPFSLAEVGQTIGLDPSTTITIFNPSELTGDLNDDSVVIKLTYGDVSFLFTGDTETRAENKMIVAGYDINSDILKVAHHGSRSSTTQQFLQKVNPEVCIIMVGTDNRYGHPHQEIIDRLNLFGCQVYRTDLDGNTIVKNDGKEYSAETQTSGLVFPLTAMTFALMAEA, via the coding sequence GTGGTGGCTACGCATGCACATGCTGACCATATTGGTGGCATGGTGACAATTTTGAACAACTTCAATGTCAAGCGGTTCATTGACAGCGGGAATCCTCATACTACCAAGACCTATGAGAACATGCTAATAGCTATCGACAAGAAAGATATACCTTTCAGTCTTGCAGAAGTGGGTCAGACCATAGGCCTTGATCCATCCACCACCATCACTATATTCAACCCTTCAGAGCTCACAGGTGACCTCAATGATGATTCGGTGGTCATCAAGTTGACCTATGGTGATGTTTCTTTCCTATTCACAGGAGATACGGAAACACGCGCTGAGAATAAAATGATTGTTGCAGGATACGATATTAACAGTGACATTCTCAAGGTTGCTCATCATGGAAGCAGGTCATCGACAACCCAGCAATTCCTGCAAAAGGTCAATCCAGAAGTCTGCATAATCATGGTCGGAACCGACAACCGCTACGGTCACCCGCACCAAGAAATTATCGATAGGCTCAACCTTTTTGGATGCCAAGTCTACAGAACTGATCTTGATGGTAATACCATTGTCAAGAATGATGGAAAAGAATACAGTGCAGAGACTCAAACCAGCGGATTGGTGTTTCCATTGACCGCTATGACCTTTGCACTCATGGCAGAAGCTTAG